CAAATTTTCCGTGTCAGTGTACATTTTCTTATGGTCGATAAACTGAATCGGTCCGATTCCCTTCGTTGGAAAACGTCCTAGCCAGATATTCTCCATAACACTTCGGAACGGCACGGGGTGCAGCTCCTGGTGAATCATTGAGATACCGCTTTTTAACGCATCATTGGAACTGCTGATGGAAGCCTTCTCACCATCCAAAAAAATCTCACCGGCATCCGGTGAATAAATACCAAAAAGGCATTTCATGAGTGTGGACTTACCTGCGCCGTTCTCGCCCATAAGTGCATGAACCGAACCCGGTCTGACCTTTAAACTAACATCATCCAGCGCTTTGACGCCGGGGAATTCTTTAGTAATATTGTTCATCTCCAGCAAAAACTCAGCTTTTTCCATGTTGTTACGCCCCCTACGCTTTTTTTCTTTTTTATGAGAGGCACAGCGGTTCCATCCTGTTCCCTGCCTAAAAGAAATACCGAGGAGCGGTTATCCGCTCCCCGTGCTGTCATATAATCATGAATAACGCTGTAGCCGAGGTAATTACTTAGCGTCAGCTATGTTGTCTTTCGTAATCTTTTTGTAGGATATCCATACGTATTGGTTGTCAGTGATATCAAAACCTACATTGTCTTTCGTAGGTGTTTCACCTTTAGCAAGCAAAGCAGCAACTGTGATAGCAGCTTTACCTTGGTTATTCGCATCGTTCAGCACCGTACCGAGCATTGTTCCATCTTCCAGCGCTTGAATCGCAGGAGCAGTTGCGTCTACACCTACTACCGGCATAAATTTGTCACCCGTGAAGTAGCCTGAAGCTTTTAGAGCTTCGATTGCACCGAGGGCCATATCGTCGTTATTAGCAAGAACAGCTTCGATTTTATCGCCGTGGGAGCCAAGGAATGCAGCCATTTTTTCTTGTCCTTTTACGCGATCCCACATTGCTGTATCTTCAGCCAGTTTCTCCACCTTGATTCCTGCATCTTCGATAGCTTGGATAGAGTAAGTAGTACGAAGCTCAGCATCTTGGTGTCCTGGTTCACCTTTTAGCATTACATATTGGAGAACACCGTCGCCGTTCTTATCTGCTTCAGGATGTGCTTTCCAGTAGTCAACAATCAGTTGGCCGGACATTGTGCCGGATTCTTCTGCTTTAGCACCTACATAATAAACTTTATCCCATTTTTTCATATCTTCAGGAAGCGGTTCACGGTTCAGGAATACTACCGGAATGTTAGCTGTTTTAGCTTTTTCGATAATGACGCCAGCAGCTGTACGGTCAACTGGGTTAATCAGCATCCCGTTATATTTTTTAGTGATGAATAAGTCAACCTTGTCATTTTGTGTTGGCTGTGAATTTTGGCTATCTACGATATCTACTGTAGCAATGCCTTTAGCAGCACTATCGATGGCGTTACGAACACCTGTCATAAAGGTATCGTCAAATTTGTAAATGGCGACCCCAACTTTAGGAGTTTCTGTTGTAGTACCTGAGTTCTCAGTCTTTGGAGCATTAGTAGCCTTATCATTGCCTGCAGCACTATTAGTAGTATTGTTGTTGCCACCACAGCCTGTCAGAGCAGCACCCAGTAAAGCACTAGCTAATAGCACGGAAGTGATTTTTTTCATTATTCATTGACCTCCTATTTATACTTCTTTTTTGTTTGCCCCTGATCGTCTCGGGTACATCCATATTATGCCTCACCTGAAAACGCTTGCGAATATAAAATCCTACTCATTAATATAAAAATTCTAATGAACCCGTAAAGAAATATAAGGATGATTTTCATTAAAAATTTATACTTTCTTATATTCTAAAAAAAAACGAATACCGCCCCATTCAAGGATGGTATCCGTTTCACGAATCGTATATGCTCAAAATAGCTCCTATCTAACGAACGGAAATAACAGTTTTTGATTCTCAGGCCACAACATATTGTCCAAATCAATTAGTTTTGTTCCTGTATCTACACGTTCTGGTACATCGATTCCTTCGATCACTTCAACAGCATGTTTTACAGCTAAATACCCGTTACTAAAAGGGTTTTGGATGACGGTTGCTTGAACTGTACCATCCTGCAGCAATTCCATCATGGAGGGGGAGCTATCAAAGGCAACCATTTTAATATTTTGCAGCCCCCGACTTTGGATCGCCATTGCCGCACCCTGTGAAGCAGTTTCATTCAGACTCGCAATTCCCCGCAAATTCGGGTGCTTCAGCAGCATTAGCTGCGTAAGTTCTTCTGCATCCTTAATGCTGGAGGTCGTGTATGAAATCTCAACCACCTGTATGTTTGGATAACGGGCCGTATAATTTAAGAATCCCTTCTCCCGTTCCTCTGCGTCTCTAGCACCATATTCAATTCCGCTGGAAGAATCCTGTTTCTCACGCTGAGTTGAATTGGTGAAATTAATAATGCCCACCTCGCCGTATCCTTTCAACAGCTTGATCAATCTTTCTGCAGATTTTTGACCCGCTTCATAGCCGTTCGAGCCAATATATGTCCTTACTCTTGCTGAACCTACTTCCGCATCTACGGATATGACAGGGATTTTGGTATAAGCCGCCTGATCTACAACCTGTGCAAGCCCCATATAACTACTTGCAGCTAAAATAATCACATCTGCTTTTTCATTAATAGAGTCCTGCACCATTTTCACCTGTTCTGTGATGTCACTCTCAGAGTCCGGAGCTTTGAAGGTTAATTTCACGTTGAATTCCTGCGCTGCAGCTTCTGCCCCCAATTTAACCGTATTCCAGTAGTCACCCCTGTTCATTTTCACAATGAGATGAATATTACGGGTCTTATTTGTATTGATGTAATTGGGCGCTGAATTAAAACAAGAAGAAACCGTAGTCCATAACACCACACACATTAACAAGGTTAGCCAAAAACGAAAGGTTTTCATGACGATGTCTCATCCTCCTTAAGCCCTTCATTGCCTTCGCCTTTTGCGAGTGCCGGAAAGATAAGGGTAACCGTAGTGCCTTCTTCAATTTCACTTTCAAAAGAAAGACCATATTCTCGGCCATAGTACAGCTCAATCCGCTCGTTCACATTTCTTACGCCTACCCCGGAACCGCTCATACTTTTACTGCCACCTGTCAAAATAACCTTCATAGTCTCCTTGGACATTCCTAGTCCATTATCACTAATCCGTATGATGACAAGATTGTCCTTCAGTTCCGCTTGGATAGAGATAAAACCTTCATCAGGCATCATTTCTATTCCGTGATACAAGGCATTCTCTACAATCGGCTGCAAAATCAGCTTAATCGTCTGACACTGCAGCACTTCATCCTGCGCGATGATCTCATAGCGGAACTTATTTTTGAAACGGAAGCTTTGTATGACGAGATAATGACGAATATGATCCAGCTCTTCCTGTACGGTAATCATATTATTGCCTTTGCTTAGGCTTATACGGAAAAACTTCGATAAGGACTGAATCATTGTGACGACTTCCTCCGTCTTACCACGCTCAGCAAGCCGGATCACAGAGTTCAAGGTATTGTACAAGAAGTGTGGATTAATCTGGGATTGCAGGACTTCAAGCTCACCCTTGCGTTTCGTTTCTTGTTCATAAATAATTTGATCCATCAATTGACGGATTCGCTGCAGCATGAGGTTAAACCGTTTGGACAACTGCTCTACCTCATACGCACCGCTCACATCGATTCGAGTATTAAGATCCCCTTCGCCTACCTGCTGAAGTGTCCGTTCCAGCTTACGGATCGGGCGGGCAATTCGCGCAGATAAAAAGACAGATACGATAATTACACATAAAATAACTACCGCTAGGAACCAGGATAAAAAGGTGTTCAGATCTCGCTTGGTGGTTACTATCTCGTCATAATAAGCAACTCCGACTATTTTCCATCCGGTCTGTTCCAGCGTA
This Paenibacillus sp. FSL R5-0345 DNA region includes the following protein-coding sequences:
- a CDS encoding galactose ABC transporter substrate-binding protein, with the protein product MKKITSVLLASALLGAALTGCGGNNNTTNSAAGNDKATNAPKTENSGTTTETPKVGVAIYKFDDTFMTGVRNAIDSAAKGIATVDIVDSQNSQPTQNDKVDLFITKKYNGMLINPVDRTAAGVIIEKAKTANIPVVFLNREPLPEDMKKWDKVYYVGAKAEESGTMSGQLIVDYWKAHPEADKNGDGVLQYVMLKGEPGHQDAELRTTYSIQAIEDAGIKVEKLAEDTAMWDRVKGQEKMAAFLGSHGDKIEAVLANNDDMALGAIEALKASGYFTGDKFMPVVGVDATAPAIQALEDGTMLGTVLNDANNQGKAAITVAALLAKGETPTKDNVGFDITDNQYVWISYKKITKDNIADAK
- a CDS encoding substrate-binding domain-containing protein; protein product: MKTFRFWLTLLMCVVLWTTVSSCFNSAPNYINTNKTRNIHLIVKMNRGDYWNTVKLGAEAAAQEFNVKLTFKAPDSESDITEQVKMVQDSINEKADVIILAASSYMGLAQVVDQAAYTKIPVISVDAEVGSARVRTYIGSNGYEAGQKSAERLIKLLKGYGEVGIINFTNSTQREKQDSSSGIEYGARDAEEREKGFLNYTARYPNIQVVEISYTTSSIKDAEELTQLMLLKHPNLRGIASLNETASQGAAMAIQSRGLQNIKMVAFDSSPSMMELLQDGTVQATVIQNPFSNGYLAVKHAVEVIEGIDVPERVDTGTKLIDLDNMLWPENQKLLFPFVR
- a CDS encoding sensor histidine kinase; amino-acid sequence: MRQEKSYSFRLRPQHPKGGKRRLSSKLRSIQVTITLTFTSVAVLVAVVVSLMLYNKFAKTAEENANMNMQQIIEQVNYNLELYVKGMRNIFETAEDQITNSPSVDSALLMERMAMLMGSREDLVSAAVFTPQGKYVVGTAGQKLRSNTQLETQSWFTTAKRTSEISYSAPHIQNLFKGQYIWVVSISKLIQYQEKGVLKTGILLMDFNFRTIDELSKQVKLGKRGYAYILDQLGNIVYHPQQQLIYAGLKYENVEPVLEYAYRSYLDESTGEKRFITVRTLEQTGWKIVGVAYYDEIVTTKRDLNTFLSWFLAVVILCVIIVSVFLSARIARPIRKLERTLQQVGEGDLNTRIDVSGAYEVEQLSKRFNLMLQRIRQLMDQIIYEQETKRKGELEVLQSQINPHFLYNTLNSVIRLAERGKTEEVVTMIQSLSKFFRISLSKGNNMITVQEELDHIRHYLVIQSFRFKNKFRYEIIAQDEVLQCQTIKLILQPIVENALYHGIEMMPDEGFISIQAELKDNLVIIRISDNGLGMSKETMKVILTGGSKSMSGSGVGVRNVNERIELYYGREYGLSFESEIEEGTTVTLIFPALAKGEGNEGLKEDETSS